In Fluviispira sanaruensis, a genomic segment contains:
- a CDS encoding chemotaxis protein CheX codes for MAKLFIAESSKKSIENLEHFLRADGHDPFFWDHAEPLEKIMSENKFDLSIIDLNFKQMPSSEIINLILKNPDFSNSQIIVTTSSPNKDALTKYSSLGVNFIFVKPYRYKLLADKIKYIMNPIRGDHGAFEPDILKIFLESTIHIFESVSGISVEASKPFLKSGNKSLSEVSAVIGLSSPQVKGSLSINVTKEVLTRCLLKILGADMDASHADDAALSDMCGELCNQVMGRAKQQFLKKKSMSFEISVPTVLSDPNHILDYKSSSPVLVIPFKIEKIEAIFVEFCLELNDTYEPVAPDKLQVVVEEGELILF; via the coding sequence ATGGCTAAATTATTTATTGCAGAATCATCAAAAAAGTCAATAGAGAATTTAGAACATTTTTTACGTGCAGATGGGCATGATCCTTTTTTTTGGGATCATGCTGAGCCATTAGAAAAAATAATGAGTGAAAATAAATTTGATTTATCTATTATTGATCTTAATTTTAAGCAAATGCCAAGTTCAGAAATAATTAATTTAATCCTTAAAAACCCTGATTTTTCAAATTCACAAATCATCGTGACTACATCTTCTCCCAATAAAGATGCTTTAACAAAATATAGCTCACTTGGAGTTAATTTTATCTTTGTTAAACCATATAGATATAAACTTTTGGCAGATAAAATTAAATATATTATGAATCCAATAAGGGGTGATCACGGCGCTTTTGAGCCTGATATTTTAAAAATATTTTTGGAATCAACGATTCATATTTTTGAATCCGTTTCTGGAATTTCTGTCGAAGCGTCCAAACCATTTTTGAAGTCAGGCAATAAAAGTCTGAGTGAAGTCAGTGCTGTTATAGGCCTTTCTAGCCCACAGGTTAAAGGGTCGCTCTCAATCAATGTGACAAAAGAAGTTCTAACTCGCTGTCTTTTAAAGATTCTGGGTGCTGATATGGACGCCAGTCATGCCGATGATGCAGCTTTAAGTGATATGTGCGGTGAGCTCTGTAACCAAGTCATGGGAAGAGCAAAGCAGCAGTTTTTAAAGAAGAAAAGTATGAGTTTTGAAATCAGCGTGCCCACAGTATTGTCCGATCCGAATCATATTTTGGATTATAAAAGCTCGTCTCCAGTCCTTGTGATCCCTTTTAAAATTGAAAAAATTGAAGCGATATTTGTTGAATTTTGCCTTGAACTCAATGATACTTACGAACCCGTTGCCCCTGACAAACTTCAAGTTGTTGTTGAAGAAGGTGAGCTTATTCTTTTTTAG
- a CDS encoding matrixin family metalloprotease, with protein sequence MSITYLLTQNNFKNFIKKIIFYICSFIFLVSCGSQVNSFSLNEENNENQEIIYSEGWGIHYKYPIIVHLSKEIIQENNNISKQIQNAMNTWNNAIGRKILTLKFVDKIHSENNFLSLYAPLNYKNTAIYFDRKKDNSNGWQERTGKNRNILASTIFSSNKNIIIKAAIRFNRDNYIFGNTKTDQSYEKQILVDMESIALHELGHVLGLGHMLNESSSVMYPFINTGPDSIDSPSTVRCLSKNDIYRIRSIYMGGKEAKFSCLQK encoded by the coding sequence ATGTCCATCACTTATTTATTGACTCAAAATAATTTTAAAAATTTCATTAAAAAAATTATATTTTACATTTGCAGCTTTATTTTTCTGGTAAGTTGCGGTTCACAAGTCAATTCATTTTCTCTCAATGAAGAAAATAATGAAAATCAAGAGATTATATACTCAGAAGGATGGGGGATTCACTATAAATATCCAATAATCGTTCATTTAAGCAAAGAAATAATTCAAGAAAATAATAATATAAGTAAACAAATCCAAAATGCAATGAATACATGGAACAATGCAATCGGCAGAAAAATTTTAACACTTAAATTTGTAGATAAAATACATTCCGAAAATAATTTCTTAAGTTTATATGCACCTCTCAATTATAAAAATACCGCAATATATTTTGATAGAAAAAAGGACAACAGCAATGGCTGGCAAGAAAGAACAGGAAAAAATCGAAATATTCTTGCCAGCACTATTTTTAGCTCTAATAAAAATATTATTATTAAAGCTGCAATTCGTTTTAATCGAGACAATTATATTTTCGGCAATACAAAAACAGATCAAAGCTACGAAAAACAGATTTTGGTTGATATGGAAAGCATTGCTTTACATGAACTTGGACATGTTTTGGGATTAGGACATATGTTAAATGAAAGCAGCAGCGTAATGTACCCATTTATTAATACAGGACCCGACTCAATCGATAGTCCCAGCACTGTACGTTGCTTATCCAAAAATGATATCTACAGAATTCGTAGTATTTATATGGGTGGAAAGGAAGCAAAGTTTTCTTGCCTCCAAAAATAA
- a CDS encoding substrate-binding domain-containing protein, which yields MNSQFNSLYLENKMQKYLSKLIYTLIVTLFITQFFLDKNIYAKWEGPTSGPPAQMSKKIIFISSDLRNGGVSAIFRSFKSATKYLNWSIQILDGQGQIETIRKKFIEAVNARPHAIVLGGFQPDENSSYVLEAKKNKIILVGWHASEKAGATKDLFVNVSTNALDVAKIAANFVINDSKGKAGVVIFNDNQFEIANAKTNHMKEIINACKNCKLLSIENVLISNAEEEIPSVVPLLNEKFGKSLTHILAINDIYFDNIHYSLASIGRKDIKSVSAGDGSIKALRRIRFGSSSQIATVAEPLNSQGWQLADELNRAFAEKESSTYISKPILVTKKLLDKLKDNEIDSDLNYEKYYLKIWQIKK from the coding sequence ATGAATTCACAATTTAATTCTCTTTATCTGGAAAATAAAATGCAAAAATATCTGAGCAAATTAATTTACACATTAATTGTGACACTTTTCATCACTCAATTTTTCTTAGATAAAAATATTTATGCTAAATGGGAAGGGCCTACTTCAGGTCCTCCTGCACAAATGTCAAAAAAAATTATTTTTATTTCTTCTGACTTAAGAAATGGTGGAGTATCTGCAATATTTAGAAGTTTTAAAAGTGCTACTAAATATTTAAATTGGAGTATTCAAATTTTAGATGGGCAAGGTCAGATTGAAACGATAAGAAAAAAATTCATTGAAGCAGTCAATGCAAGACCACATGCAATTGTCCTTGGAGGTTTTCAACCAGATGAGAACAGTTCTTATGTGCTTGAAGCCAAAAAAAATAAAATTATTCTCGTTGGATGGCATGCAAGTGAGAAAGCTGGAGCTACAAAGGATCTTTTTGTCAACGTATCTACCAATGCACTCGACGTTGCAAAGATTGCAGCAAATTTTGTTATCAATGACTCAAAGGGTAAAGCAGGAGTTGTTATTTTTAATGATAATCAATTTGAAATCGCAAATGCCAAAACAAACCATATGAAGGAAATTATAAATGCGTGCAAAAATTGCAAACTTCTCTCCATTGAAAATGTTTTAATTTCAAATGCTGAAGAAGAAATACCATCTGTAGTTCCACTTTTGAATGAGAAATTTGGAAAGTCATTGACACATATTCTGGCGATTAATGATATTTACTTTGATAATATTCACTATTCTCTCGCAAGTATTGGGAGAAAAGATATAAAAAGTGTCTCAGCGGGTGACGGTTCTATAAAGGCTTTAAGACGGATACGGTTTGGCTCTTCCAGTCAAATTGCGACTGTAGCAGAGCCTCTCAATTCCCAAGGTTGGCAGCTTGCTGATGAACTTAATAGAGCATTTGCAGAAAAAGAAAGCAGTACATATATTAGTAAACCCATTTTAGTAACAAAAAAGTTACTTGATAAATTAAAAGATAATGAAATAGATTCTGATTTGAATTATGAAAAATATTATTTAAAAATATGGCAAATAAAAAAATAA
- a CDS encoding L,D-transpeptidase family protein yields the protein MPERYHPIFKSIALLTIQVMSLSYSYAIFSLESLEQEVHPIEVPSSNILLNEESLSVHSIQIPKALISLGNEPSAYALIVEKLQHRLTVYKSNSSGDYELIKTYRAITGKKQGDKKYTGDKRTPEGIYFITGRIDGNKLPPKYGPGAFVLDYPNIFDQRSSKTGYGIWIHGVEDDARTDKPFDTDGCIALKNQDWLELEKYIFPLETPVIITKEMNLAISKQDLDDEKEKIMEFVADWRTSWKNSDINSYDHFYSDSFNAQGKNKKKWLDMKKSLSSIRNGNINIEISEPKILAFENQVLVSFYQKYQAQGKEDFGRKFLYLQLENSKYKIVSEKWFNEPTKNEHINALVRQKNEFNTKQ from the coding sequence ATGCCAGAGCGATATCATCCAATTTTCAAATCAATTGCACTTCTCACTATTCAAGTCATGAGCTTATCTTATTCCTATGCTATTTTCTCGCTTGAAAGCTTAGAACAAGAAGTTCATCCGATAGAAGTCCCAAGTTCAAATATTCTTTTAAACGAAGAATCTTTAAGCGTCCATTCCATTCAAATACCAAAAGCATTGATAAGCCTAGGCAATGAACCTTCTGCCTATGCCCTTATTGTGGAAAAACTTCAACACAGACTTACAGTGTACAAATCGAATTCAAGCGGCGATTATGAACTGATTAAGACATATCGAGCCATTACAGGAAAAAAGCAAGGAGATAAAAAATACACAGGCGATAAACGCACACCTGAAGGAATTTACTTTATCACAGGAAGAATAGATGGAAATAAGCTTCCCCCTAAATACGGTCCAGGAGCATTTGTCTTAGATTATCCCAATATTTTTGACCAAAGATCAAGCAAAACTGGCTACGGCATTTGGATCCATGGTGTTGAAGATGACGCGCGAACTGACAAACCCTTCGATACGGATGGGTGCATTGCTCTAAAAAATCAAGACTGGCTCGAGTTAGAAAAATATATTTTTCCACTCGAAACCCCAGTTATAATCACCAAAGAAATGAATTTAGCAATTTCTAAGCAAGATCTTGATGATGAAAAAGAAAAAATCATGGAATTTGTTGCAGATTGGAGAACATCATGGAAAAATTCAGATATAAATAGTTATGATCATTTCTATTCTGATTCTTTTAACGCACAAGGTAAAAATAAAAAGAAATGGCTCGATATGAAGAAGAGTTTGAGCTCAATACGCAATGGCAATATAAATATTGAAATCAGTGAACCCAAAATCCTTGCCTTTGAAAATCAAGTTTTAGTTTCTTTTTATCAAAAATATCAAGCTCAAGGAAAAGAAGATTTTGGGAGAAAATTTTTATATCTACAACTTGAGAATTCAAAGTATAAAATTGTTTCAGAAAAATGGTTCAATGAACCAACAAAAAATGAACATATAAATGCTTTAGTTAGGCAAAAAAATGAATTCAATACAAAACAATAG
- a CDS encoding M3 family metallopeptidase yields the protein MSQFYILPNKPKRNYLSENFDPLNKNDVKEVIAKLSAEFPNSFKSAGNWYGLFHEASCAISEAQTILELDLYFDTKNTEAEAKLNEFEENILSPLLIARSELMDIYMSSPWRNAMHTYDNGRIFNDFKIRRKYTNQKISLLQIEENQHIREYKKFVNSAKTKFDDRILPISVVVGKLNDNDPKLRKSAFLSYWKFVKENENFYQDNFTALLENRCKQAQVVQAKNYIEVAFSELGRIDYGEKECKELRDSIHRASLPLIHKLALGQKESLQSDSIKPWDISIYPKLMPEKNPVNGDLDKLVLSMQNITSKIHPSFGKLFHEMKANSLIDISPRANKAAGAFCVTFQESKVPFIFANFSGHFRDAITFVHEFGHALHGYAVSNINNILLRHPGFEFCEVASIGLELLASPFFTAWWNNKSDAKKALAFQLFHMLHFWPFMAMMDEWQHVIYSGKETGDAKQRNKAWLNISKKYRPQVDWSGCEEFEELGWMSRPHIFTSPFYYIDYGIAQVGALQLWKQSRENYSQAVHNYISGLSLGAQCSLQDLFTSSGLNFDFSEKMIQELCNEIEKVIEDVS from the coding sequence ATGTCGCAATTTTATATTTTGCCAAACAAACCAAAACGCAACTATTTGAGCGAAAATTTTGACCCGCTCAATAAAAATGATGTGAAAGAAGTGATTGCTAAACTTAGTGCTGAATTTCCAAATAGTTTTAAAAGTGCGGGAAATTGGTATGGACTTTTTCATGAAGCTTCTTGCGCTATTTCCGAAGCCCAGACTATTTTAGAACTTGATCTCTATTTTGATACTAAAAATACAGAGGCAGAGGCAAAATTAAATGAATTTGAAGAAAATATTCTTTCCCCGCTCTTGATTGCACGCAGTGAATTAATGGATATTTATATGTCCTCACCATGGCGAAATGCAATGCACACGTATGACAATGGTAGAATTTTTAATGATTTTAAAATTCGCAGAAAATATACAAATCAAAAAATATCACTGTTACAAATCGAAGAGAATCAACATATCCGTGAATATAAAAAATTTGTAAATTCTGCCAAAACTAAATTTGATGATAGAATACTTCCAATCTCTGTTGTAGTTGGTAAGCTAAATGACAATGATCCCAAACTTCGTAAATCCGCATTTTTATCATATTGGAAATTTGTGAAAGAAAATGAAAATTTTTATCAAGATAATTTCACAGCTCTATTAGAAAATAGATGCAAACAAGCACAAGTTGTGCAAGCTAAAAATTACATAGAAGTCGCATTCTCTGAATTAGGTAGAATTGATTATGGAGAAAAAGAATGTAAAGAATTAAGAGACTCTATTCATAGAGCTTCTTTGCCACTCATACATAAATTAGCACTAGGACAAAAAGAATCTTTACAATCAGATTCAATTAAGCCTTGGGATATATCTATTTATCCTAAATTAATGCCTGAGAAAAATCCAGTAAATGGAGATTTAGATAAACTTGTTTTAAGTATGCAAAATATAACATCCAAAATTCACCCAAGCTTTGGAAAACTCTTTCATGAAATGAAAGCAAATAGTTTAATAGACATCTCGCCAAGAGCAAATAAAGCTGCTGGAGCGTTTTGCGTTACCTTTCAAGAGAGTAAAGTTCCCTTTATTTTTGCAAATTTCAGCGGTCATTTTAGGGATGCAATTACTTTTGTCCATGAATTTGGCCATGCTTTGCATGGATATGCCGTTTCAAATATCAATAATATTCTTTTACGTCACCCTGGATTTGAATTCTGTGAAGTTGCAAGCATAGGTCTAGAACTTTTGGCCAGTCCATTTTTTACCGCATGGTGGAACAATAAAAGTGACGCAAAAAAAGCTCTCGCTTTTCAACTGTTTCATATGCTGCATTTTTGGCCCTTTATGGCCATGATGGATGAATGGCAGCATGTTATTTATTCTGGTAAAGAAACAGGTGATGCAAAACAACGTAACAAAGCCTGGCTCAACATTTCTAAAAAATATCGCCCCCAAGTGGATTGGAGTGGTTGTGAAGAATTTGAAGAATTGGGCTGGATGAGTCGTCCACATATTTTTACCTCACCTTTTTATTATATCGACTATGGAATTGCTCAAGTCGGAGCTCTACAATTGTGGAAACAAAGTAGAGAAAATTACTCTCAAGCAGTGCATAATTATATTTCTGGCCTCAGCTTAGGCGCCCAATGCTCGCTGCAGGATTTATTCACTTCCTCAGGACTTAATTTTGATTTCAGTGAAAAAATGATTCAAGAATTATGCAACGAAATTGAGAAAGTCATAGAGGATGTGAGTTGA
- a CDS encoding substrate-binding domain-containing protein has product MKIRSAKIAFFIFLFLFSIQLFLKQNLFAKWDGPTDGPSGQSAKNIIFISADFRNGGVSSVYRGFEAAAEALSWNVKIVNADGGKSNTKKLFIDALKLRPHAIVLGGFPPEELGDEIEQAKKLKIILIGWHVTDKPGPYKDVFTNITTDPKEVAKIAAEYAIKDGKKKAGVVFLNDDRFPIANTKTEAMRKIIESCEKCKVLSVENIPLTNASEDILSVVPRLNEKFGKSWTHTLAINDSYFDKINYALANSGRKDIRNVSAGDGSLKALTRIRSGYAYQLATVAEPLNSQGWQLADELNRAFAGKPPSGFINKPVLVTKNLLERLKKSYVDSGSGYEDAYIKIWGQNKKKNK; this is encoded by the coding sequence ATGAAAATTAGATCAGCAAAAATTGCTTTTTTTATTTTTCTATTTCTCTTTTCTATTCAATTATTTCTTAAGCAAAACTTATTCGCTAAATGGGATGGCCCGACGGATGGACCATCAGGACAATCAGCCAAGAATATCATTTTTATCTCAGCAGATTTTAGGAATGGTGGCGTCTCTTCTGTCTATCGCGGCTTTGAAGCCGCCGCCGAAGCATTATCGTGGAATGTAAAAATAGTGAATGCAGATGGAGGAAAAAGTAATACGAAAAAATTATTTATTGATGCATTAAAATTAAGGCCACATGCAATTGTTCTTGGTGGATTTCCCCCAGAAGAACTCGGAGATGAAATTGAGCAAGCAAAAAAATTAAAAATAATTCTAATTGGCTGGCATGTGACTGACAAACCAGGCCCATATAAAGATGTTTTTACGAATATTACAACAGACCCAAAAGAAGTCGCAAAAATAGCTGCGGAATATGCTATTAAAGATGGAAAAAAAAAGGCGGGAGTTGTTTTCCTTAACGACGATAGATTTCCAATTGCAAATACAAAAACTGAGGCCATGCGCAAAATCATAGAAAGCTGTGAAAAATGTAAAGTGCTTTCTGTTGAAAACATCCCACTAACAAATGCAAGTGAAGATATTTTATCTGTCGTTCCCCGCTTAAACGAAAAATTTGGTAAAAGCTGGACTCACACATTAGCAATAAATGACTCTTATTTCGATAAAATTAATTATGCTTTAGCCAATTCTGGACGGAAAGATATTAGAAATGTTTCTGCAGGAGATGGTTCACTCAAAGCCCTCACACGTATCCGTTCAGGCTATGCCTATCAATTGGCAACAGTAGCTGAACCCTTAAATTCCCAAGGCTGGCAACTTGCTGATGAGTTGAACAGAGCATTTGCAGGCAAACCTCCAAGTGGCTTTATAAATAAACCTGTATTAGTGACAAAAAATTTATTAGAAAGATTAAAAAAATCATATGTAGATTCTGGTTCTGGCTATGAGGATGCATACATAAAAATATGGGGTCAAAATAAGAAGAAAAATAAATGA
- a CDS encoding TIM-barrel domain-containing protein translates to MTRVNNSFIIKVCFISSFSLLGKIGIYANQNPNYLIPKTHISANDKYILLEALSDDIIHIETAQGTLPNTPQPIYSSPMISKNLPYNGATEFQKSENKIETKSLSINVDKESLCISFFNKKLGYDLTTLCPTFNEKDNNSLKIISNQNKNAYGLGQYFYDPNFADGDWIGRKWEPGEFGNAFVGFAGGANSKVQFPILYALGNEKQNYALFIDSTYKMAWDFTRTDYWNVNLWEKQIRYFVIAGENIEDLRAKYISLVGNPTVPPKKLLGLWVSEYGFKNWNEIDNKLTSLRMNHFPVDGFALDLYWFGGTKGMGSLIFDENNFPNPKENIKNYKKKGIEFIPIQEPYISESALIPNSNINDFTDLVSRCYLVRKYAQGCAPSYFKNYWWGSGGMLDWSNEDASAYWYQKKQVPLVKLGITNFWLDLNEPEMYDPNAYYAGIKINGVLKNRHADIANLYALKWIESLDKGYELNKNQLEFSYRPYYMSRAGSPGMQRYGAGMWSGDIGSNLGGLKAHINTQMNVSLSGIDFYSADTGGFHRNVFDGKDIGRLYTMWFANATAFDFPVRPHTVVGETNNSETSPSLIGDITSNRENLLQRYALAPYYYSLFYRAHLFGEAVTPPLITFYQHDKNVRKISSEKMIGKFLLASAVFQYEDPIRRDIYLPEGRWLNFHTLDEVTKTGKVFIDFPTYLDGKYKIPLFVREGAIIPQTYVDEKTMDMQGLRLDGSKINDLIIKVVPSEKESSFVLYEDDGGSREYLAKNYAQTHISQFKSYNIAKVEISPTQGKYNGMPLTRKQQIEIAIPNESVAFVNLNGNLLEKCNNNLQENCWEVTFKNTARVKTSSLDISKKYIYEFSLQQNLADSVQYNFSCLNAKTVFGESIYIVGNIPELGNWNTAQAHKLFPVEYPTWTNYIAKISTQHKDIEWKCLKKKESTGEVVQWQAGQNNIFKTTRGGYGGNVEGRF, encoded by the coding sequence ATGACAAGAGTTAACAATTCATTTATAATTAAAGTCTGTTTCATTTCTTCATTCTCTCTTTTGGGAAAGATAGGAATTTATGCAAATCAAAATCCCAATTACTTAATTCCAAAAACCCACATTTCAGCAAATGATAAATACATATTATTGGAAGCTCTATCTGATGATATTATTCATATTGAAACGGCCCAAGGAACTCTGCCAAATACTCCCCAGCCCATTTATAGTTCACCTATGATTTCAAAAAATCTTCCCTATAATGGAGCAACAGAATTCCAAAAATCAGAAAATAAAATTGAAACAAAAAGTCTCTCGATCAATGTAGACAAGGAATCATTATGCATATCATTTTTCAATAAAAAACTTGGCTATGATTTAACTACACTCTGTCCCACATTTAACGAGAAAGATAATAATTCACTTAAAATTATTTCTAATCAAAATAAAAATGCTTATGGTTTGGGACAATATTTTTATGATCCCAATTTTGCAGATGGAGACTGGATAGGTCGAAAATGGGAGCCCGGTGAGTTTGGCAATGCATTTGTCGGATTCGCAGGTGGAGCTAACTCAAAAGTACAATTTCCAATTTTATATGCTCTTGGTAATGAAAAACAAAACTATGCTCTTTTTATTGATAGTACATATAAAATGGCTTGGGACTTTACCCGTACAGATTACTGGAATGTGAATCTTTGGGAAAAACAAATTCGCTACTTCGTAATTGCAGGCGAAAATATAGAAGATCTTAGAGCAAAATATATCTCACTTGTTGGCAATCCCACAGTTCCTCCAAAAAAACTTCTTGGTCTCTGGGTCAGTGAATATGGCTTCAAAAATTGGAATGAAATAGACAATAAATTAACAAGTTTAAGAATGAATCATTTTCCTGTTGATGGCTTTGCTCTTGATCTTTATTGGTTTGGTGGAACAAAAGGAATGGGAAGTTTAATATTTGATGAAAATAACTTTCCAAATCCAAAAGAAAATATAAAAAATTATAAGAAAAAAGGCATAGAATTTATTCCTATTCAAGAGCCCTATATTTCTGAGTCAGCACTAATACCAAATTCAAATATAAATGATTTTACTGACCTCGTTTCCCGTTGTTACCTTGTGAGAAAATATGCTCAAGGCTGCGCCCCAAGTTATTTTAAAAACTATTGGTGGGGGAGCGGGGGGATGCTTGATTGGAGCAATGAGGATGCATCGGCTTATTGGTATCAAAAAAAGCAGGTTCCCCTTGTGAAATTAGGGATTACCAATTTTTGGTTAGATTTAAATGAGCCAGAAATGTATGATCCAAATGCATATTATGCTGGAATAAAAATCAATGGTGTTCTTAAAAACAGACACGCAGATATTGCTAATTTGTATGCCCTAAAATGGATTGAAAGTTTAGATAAAGGCTATGAATTAAACAAAAACCAATTAGAATTTTCCTATCGCCCCTATTATATGAGTCGGGCAGGATCTCCAGGTATGCAACGCTATGGTGCTGGAATGTGGTCCGGAGATATTGGCTCCAATTTAGGTGGACTCAAAGCGCATATCAATACACAGATGAATGTTTCTTTAAGTGGTATTGATTTTTATTCCGCTGATACAGGTGGATTTCATCGCAACGTATTTGATGGGAAAGATATTGGTCGACTTTACACAATGTGGTTTGCCAATGCCACTGCCTTCGACTTTCCGGTGCGTCCCCATACTGTCGTTGGTGAAACTAATAATTCAGAGACATCTCCCTCTCTCATCGGTGATATAACTTCAAATAGAGAAAATCTTTTGCAACGCTATGCTCTAGCACCATATTACTACTCTCTATTTTATCGCGCTCATTTATTTGGTGAAGCAGTAACTCCTCCACTTATAACTTTTTATCAACATGATAAAAATGTTCGAAAGATAAGCAGTGAGAAAATGATCGGAAAATTCTTACTTGCCAGTGCCGTATTCCAGTATGAAGATCCTATTCGCAGAGATATTTATTTGCCCGAAGGAAGATGGCTTAACTTTCATACCCTAGATGAAGTAACTAAAACTGGAAAAGTATTTATTGATTTTCCAACTTATTTAGATGGAAAATATAAAATTCCACTTTTTGTCAGAGAGGGCGCTATAATTCCACAGACATATGTTGATGAAAAAACGATGGATATGCAAGGCTTGCGTTTGGATGGATCTAAAATAAATGATCTTATCATTAAAGTTGTACCAAGTGAAAAAGAGAGCAGCTTTGTTCTATACGAAGATGATGGAGGGAGTAGGGAATATTTGGCAAAAAATTATGCTCAAACACATATTTCACAATTCAAATCATACAATATTGCAAAAGTAGAAATTTCTCCTACCCAAGGAAAATATAATGGAATGCCTTTGACAAGAAAGCAGCAAATTGAAATAGCAATTCCGAATGAAAGCGTCGCTTTTGTGAATTTAAATGGTAATTTATTAGAAAAATGCAATAATAATTTACAAGAAAATTGTTGGGAAGTTACATTTAAAAATACGGCGCGAGTAAAAACAAGTTCTTTGGATATTAGTAAAAAATATATTTATGAATTTTCATTACAACAGAATCTGGCCGACAGTGTGCAGTATAATTTTTCCTGTTTAAATGCAAAAACCGTTTTTGGTGAATCTATTTACATAGTAGGAAATATTCCAGAATTAGGAAATTGGAACACAGCTCAAGCCCATAAACTCTTTCCAGTGGAATACCCAACATGGACAAATTATATTGCAAAAATTTCCACTCAACACAAAGATATTGAGTGGAAATGTCTGAAAAAGAAAGAAAGCACCGGTGAAGTTGTTCAATGGCAAGCAGGACAAAACAATATTTTTAAAACCACCCGTGGAGGTTATGGCGGAAATGTTGAAGGGAGATTTTAA
- a CDS encoding class I SAM-dependent methyltransferase, with protein MDSMFKNRLEKNFNFHKKWAKRDNVTAFRIYDKDIPEYSYSIDYYDGSIIVYEYERGKAALRYTEEYMKADKEQLEEVILSIKNLFAIDDSKLFLKLRKRQKGLFQYERQDEKEITKIVSEGEMKFKVNLSDYLDSGLFLDHRKTRQIIKKSVVGKNVLNLFAYTGSVSVAAAYGQAERITTVDMSNTYLKWAEENFKINKISLEQHEFIRADIMTWLPTVSYRAKKYDFIFLDPPSFSNSKKMHESFDLQKDYLFLLNQCEKLLTSNGSILFSCNLRSFKFAKELFEDKFVIEDLTKKTIPKDFRNERIHHAWLLTKKA; from the coding sequence ATGGATTCAATGTTCAAAAATCGTCTCGAAAAAAACTTTAATTTTCATAAAAAATGGGCAAAACGAGATAATGTAACAGCATTTCGTATTTATGATAAAGATATTCCTGAATATTCTTATTCAATTGATTATTATGATGGTTCAATTATAGTTTATGAATATGAAAGAGGAAAAGCGGCCTTGCGTTATACTGAAGAGTATATGAAGGCGGATAAAGAACAACTTGAAGAAGTTATTTTATCAATCAAAAATTTATTTGCTATAGATGACAGCAAGCTCTTTTTAAAGCTTAGAAAAAGGCAAAAAGGATTGTTTCAGTATGAGAGACAGGATGAAAAGGAAATTACAAAAATAGTCTCTGAAGGCGAAATGAAATTCAAAGTCAATCTGTCAGATTATTTAGACAGTGGGCTTTTTTTAGATCATAGAAAGACAAGACAAATTATAAAAAAAAGTGTTGTGGGTAAAAATGTTTTAAATTTATTTGCTTATACAGGATCTGTAAGTGTTGCGGCTGCATATGGGCAAGCAGAGAGAATTACAACTGTTGATATGAGCAATACTTATTTAAAATGGGCAGAAGAAAATTTTAAAATAAATAAAATTTCTCTTGAGCAGCATGAATTCATTCGTGCAGATATCATGACTTGGCTTCCTACAGTTTCTTATCGGGCAAAAAAGTATGATTTTATTTTTTTAGATCCCCCCTCATTTTCAAATTCTAAAAAAATGCATGAAAGTTTTGATCTACAAAAGGATTATTTATTCTTATTAAATCAATGTGAAAAACTTTTAACATCAAATGGAAGTATCTTGTTTTCTTGTAATTTGCGTTCCTTTAAGTTTGCAAAAGAATTATTTGAAGATAAATTTGTTATTGAAGATTTAACTAAAAAAACCATCCCTAAAGATTTTCGCAATGAGAGAATTCATCATGCGTGGCTTCTTACTAAAAAAGCTTAA